One window of the Pyrus communis chromosome 17, drPyrComm1.1, whole genome shotgun sequence genome contains the following:
- the LOC137721816 gene encoding pirin-like protein — MKAISSAPHTTSLFGRATNRFKIPFPSFIRNTMSDSDHQSLPPFSSPRMVVKKVLAKTQHEGDGAVVRRAIGSCELRNLDPFLMLDHFSVSPPAGFPDHAHRGFETVTYMLQGAITHQDFAGHRGTIRTGDVQWMTAGRGIVHSEMPEGEGPNTGLQLWINLARKDKMIEPRYQELLSKDITRAEKDGVDVRVVAGEALGVSSPVYTRTPAMFLDFVLKPRAQLHHCIPEAWTSFVYVIEGEGVFGSTHSSAHHVLVLGPGDGLSVCNKSSEPLRFLLAAGQPLNEPVVSHGPFVMNTQEEIYQTIQDYHYGMNGFEMAKNWRSK, encoded by the exons ATGAAAGCTATTTCCTCAGCACCACACACCACCTCATTATTCGGCAGAGCCACCAACCGCTTCAAAATCCCATTCCCTTCCTTCATCCGAAACACCATGTCTGATTCCGATCACCAATCCCTTCCTCCTTTTTCCTCCCCAAGAATGGTCGTCAAGAAGGTCCTCGCCAAGACCCAGCACGAAGGCGATGGCGCTGTTGTCAGGAGAGCCATTGGAAG CTGCGAGTTGAGGAACCTGGATCCTTTTCTGATGCTGGATCACTTTTCGG TGTCCCCACCTGCTGGATTTCCTGACCACGCACACAGAGGTTTCGAGACTGTCACATACATGTTACAG GGAGCAATCACTCACCAAGACTTTGCAGGGCACAGGGGTACAATCCGAACTGGGGATGTGCAG TGGATGACGGCAGGCAGGGGAATAGTTCATTCAGAAATGCCTGAAGGAGAAGGACCCAACACTGGTTTGCAGCTTTGGATCAATTTAGCCCGGAAGGACAAAAT GATTGAGCCAAGATATCAAGAACTCCTAAGCAAGGACATAACTAGGGCAGAGAAAGACGGGGTCGACGTCCGAGTTGTTGCCGGAGAAGCATTGGGAGTCAGCTCCCCAGTTTACACCAGAACACCAGCAATGTTTCTAGATTTCGTCTTAAAACCAAGAGCTCAACTTCATCACTGCATACCGGAAGCCTGGACTTCATTTGTGTACGTAATCGAAGGAGAAGGGGTGTTTGGATCAACTCATTCGTCAGCTCATCACGTCTTGGTTTTGGGTCCGGGAGACGGTCTAAGCGTGTGCAACAAGTCATCGGAGCCGTTGCGGTTTCTGTTGGCAGCAGGGCAACCCTTAAATGAACCAGTGGTTTCGCATGGCCCTTTTGTGATGAACACACAGGAGGAAATCTACCAAACTATTCAAGACTATCACTATGGCATGAATGGGTTTGAGATGGCCAAGAATTGGAGATCTAAATGA